From the Roseiconus lacunae genome, one window contains:
- a CDS encoding S9 family peptidase, with protein MTERCLPGMLALFVSVAYSIAFIDHLCVPAYAQPSNTDSANETTSLTLLTLDRIYQSSEFNERSFNGRWLSQTGDEAPSYTRVESSSIIKYDVSPKRRTVMASADDLTPPGATKPLSIDDYVFSNDLARVLIYTNSVRVWRAKTRGDYWVLDRGTRQLTKIAADLDPSMLMYAKFSPDGNSVAFVYKGSLYVQNLLTQVMLQIAKGRDKLLAGMSDWVYEEEFKLRDAFWWSPDGKSVAYLTFDTSPVKEFSLINNTDSLYPAVKQFPYAKAGTPNSIVKLHVAQLDPFYIWKVEPKEDTIPTDYLPRVQWIEGTGQLISRRMNRLQNHEVIAIEDYKQGTRTVVLENFDDAWIDLQDELVFSDDGKTFLYLAESDQWRHLYRVDVSTKTRTLLTPGSYDVIELVAVDQSSGDCLYFIASPDAAQNRFLYRYSFGDKQTQRITPDNLDGTHAYEISPDGKFAFHRHSSTEQPTVTNLITLPDHAVVETLESNEKLAEVVKQLETKPFEFVQIDIGETKLDAWVLPPVPASSDQSHPLLVHVYGEPAGSTVVNRWGGKTALWHRLLAQQGYMVASIDNRGTKAPRGREFRKSVYRQVGTLGPNDQAAAVKKLIEQRPTIDPSNVGIWGWSGGGTSTLHALFRHSDTFRTGISVAPVANLAYYDTIYEERYMGLPTDNVEGYRAGSAINFVKDFQGNLLLVHGTADDNVHFQASELLINELVKHNKQFDLFVYPGRSHSISEGKNTRRHLMTMVTDYLKEHLPVDAAADDHR; from the coding sequence ATGACCGAGAGATGTTTGCCGGGGATGCTTGCCCTATTCGTTTCAGTCGCTTATTCGATCGCTTTCATCGACCATCTCTGTGTTCCAGCGTATGCGCAACCATCGAACACTGATTCGGCGAACGAGACGACTTCGCTCACGTTGTTGACACTCGACCGGATTTATCAATCCTCGGAATTTAATGAACGCTCGTTTAACGGTCGATGGTTGTCACAAACGGGCGATGAAGCCCCGAGCTACACTCGCGTCGAATCATCGTCGATCATCAAATACGACGTAAGTCCAAAGCGTCGAACCGTGATGGCATCCGCAGACGACTTGACACCTCCGGGGGCGACAAAACCATTGTCGATCGACGACTATGTGTTCTCGAATGACTTGGCTCGCGTATTGATCTACACGAATTCGGTCAGAGTTTGGCGGGCGAAAACGCGTGGGGACTACTGGGTGCTCGATCGAGGCACGCGTCAATTGACAAAAATCGCCGCTGACCTCGATCCATCGATGCTGATGTACGCCAAGTTTTCTCCCGACGGAAACTCTGTCGCGTTTGTCTACAAGGGTTCACTGTATGTGCAAAACCTGCTTACCCAAGTGATGCTTCAGATCGCCAAGGGTCGAGACAAGTTACTCGCGGGGATGAGTGACTGGGTTTACGAAGAAGAGTTCAAACTACGTGATGCGTTTTGGTGGAGCCCCGATGGAAAATCGGTCGCGTACCTGACCTTTGATACAAGTCCGGTCAAGGAATTTTCTCTGATCAATAACACCGATTCGTTGTATCCGGCGGTGAAGCAATTCCCCTATGCCAAAGCGGGGACCCCGAATTCAATCGTCAAGTTGCATGTCGCCCAATTGGATCCGTTCTACATCTGGAAGGTCGAACCAAAGGAGGACACGATTCCGACCGATTATCTGCCACGCGTGCAGTGGATCGAAGGCACGGGACAGTTGATCTCGCGTCGGATGAATCGTCTGCAAAACCACGAAGTCATCGCGATCGAGGACTATAAACAAGGAACACGAACGGTTGTTCTTGAGAACTTCGATGACGCTTGGATCGATTTGCAAGACGAACTGGTCTTCTCGGACGATGGCAAAACGTTTTTATATCTAGCTGAAAGTGACCAGTGGCGACATCTGTACCGAGTTGACGTGAGTACGAAAACGCGAACGCTGCTGACGCCCGGATCCTACGATGTGATCGAACTCGTTGCGGTCGATCAATCCTCCGGCGATTGCCTGTATTTCATCGCTTCACCCGATGCCGCACAGAATCGTTTTCTGTACCGATATTCCTTTGGCGATAAACAAACCCAGCGCATCACACCGGACAATCTCGATGGCACCCACGCTTATGAAATCTCGCCGGATGGGAAATTCGCTTTTCATCGCCATAGCTCAACCGAGCAACCGACGGTTACCAATCTGATCACGCTTCCCGATCATGCGGTCGTCGAAACCCTCGAATCAAACGAAAAGCTTGCCGAAGTCGTCAAGCAACTTGAAACCAAACCATTCGAATTCGTACAAATTGACATCGGCGAAACGAAGCTTGATGCTTGGGTTTTACCGCCAGTTCCGGCCAGCTCGGATCAATCTCATCCGCTGCTCGTTCATGTCTACGGAGAACCGGCTGGTTCAACCGTTGTTAATCGTTGGGGCGGAAAAACTGCGCTCTGGCACCGTCTGCTCGCCCAGCAGGGCTACATGGTCGCCAGTATCGACAATCGAGGAACCAAGGCCCCACGCGGTCGCGAGTTTCGCAAGTCCGTTTATCGACAAGTCGGGACACTTGGTCCGAACGACCAAGCGGCCGCGGTCAAGAAACTGATCGAACAGCGTCCGACCATTGATCCCAGCAACGTGGGCATTTGGGGATGGAGCGGCGGTGGCACATCGACGCTGCACGCCCTTTTTCGCCATTCAGACACCTTTCGGACAGGTATCTCAGTCGCTCCGGTCGCCAACTTGGCGTACTACGACACCATTTACGAAGAACGTTACATGGGCTTACCGACCGACAATGTCGAAGGCTATCGAGCCGGTTCGGCAATTAACTTTGTCAAAGACTTTCAAGGCAACTTGCTATTGGTCCACGGCACAGCCGATGACAACGTTCACTTTCAAGCGAGCGAGTTACTGATCAACGAGTTAGTCAAACACAATAAACAGTTTGACTTGTTCGTCTATCCCGGGCGTTCGCATTCGATCAGCGAGGGCAAAAACACTCGTCGCCACTTAATGACGATGGTGACCGACTACCTAAAAGAGCATCTTCCGGTGGACGCGGCGGCAGACGATCATCGATGA
- a CDS encoding tetratricopeptide repeat protein, with product MQKSIPPPRQNRQPHRLSKTKRIAFSLIVCLTLLGTGELLLRLTWTPPAPTDPFVGFSAAVPLLVESDSAATATGKPVIEINSAKWTWFNPQSFEAVKPEGTYRIVCLGGSTTYGRPFDDSTSFCGWLRELLPAVDDSKHWQVINAGGISYASYRIAEVMRQFAAYEVDLFILYTGQNEFLEWRTYGDTLRNPGLVSELQMVAEKSRLGQFTKHLVDRSRSEPLDESHQLSADVDEMLNHTVGPSSYQRDDKWQQDVLEHFRFNLNRMRQLSRRAGAELAVVTPVSNLRECEPFKSEFSRSVSEDDSDRLRQGIATAKDLLAVEATADAVQILKHIVEVDPRHAHAQYWLGRAYFAEGQTELAEACFLRAIDEDICPLRATTDVIQSIRRFVNQANVIDIDYRSVAVNQSEVNAGHRCLGSEWFLDHVHPTIDGHGELARLIIDRLYDHGIVAGSVDDEIFDQTASVIHSRVGRHEQGIAFRNLAKLTHWAGKFDDAQRHALDALRLIDGDVESRYVLADCLAKEGQLDAAVEMFEQLFRSGGFPRAALPYGELLAAQGRYDEAKAFLLEAALVGEGARQKAALNSLGWVHEQLGEQELAEECFAEAAKIR from the coding sequence TTGCAGAAATCCATACCACCACCGCGGCAGAATCGCCAGCCCCATCGCCTCAGCAAAACGAAGCGGATTGCGTTTTCACTCATCGTTTGCCTGACCCTGCTCGGGACGGGGGAGTTGCTACTGCGATTGACCTGGACGCCTCCGGCCCCCACGGATCCGTTCGTCGGTTTTTCGGCGGCTGTGCCATTGCTGGTCGAGTCAGACTCGGCAGCAACGGCGACCGGCAAGCCGGTGATTGAGATCAATTCGGCGAAATGGACATGGTTCAACCCGCAATCCTTCGAGGCGGTCAAACCCGAGGGGACCTACCGGATCGTCTGTCTGGGCGGTTCGACCACCTATGGTCGCCCCTTTGATGATTCGACCTCATTTTGCGGCTGGCTGAGAGAACTGCTACCGGCGGTCGACGATTCAAAACACTGGCAGGTTATCAATGCCGGCGGGATAAGCTACGCGAGCTATCGCATTGCCGAAGTCATGCGGCAATTCGCGGCGTATGAGGTTGATCTATTCATCCTTTACACCGGACAAAATGAGTTTTTGGAATGGAGAACCTACGGCGATACGCTTCGCAATCCGGGGCTAGTTTCCGAACTGCAAATGGTTGCCGAAAAAAGTCGGCTCGGCCAATTCACTAAGCATTTGGTTGATCGGTCACGATCCGAGCCGTTGGATGAGAGTCATCAGCTTTCCGCCGACGTTGACGAGATGCTTAACCACACCGTCGGGCCTTCCAGTTACCAACGTGACGACAAGTGGCAGCAGGACGTGTTGGAGCACTTCCGCTTCAACTTAAATCGCATGCGACAACTGTCGCGACGCGCCGGTGCGGAGTTGGCTGTTGTTACGCCGGTCAGCAACCTTCGCGAGTGTGAACCATTCAAATCAGAGTTCAGTCGATCGGTGTCCGAAGACGACTCCGATCGTCTTCGTCAAGGGATCGCTACCGCAAAAGATCTGCTCGCCGTTGAAGCGACTGCCGATGCCGTACAAATTTTAAAACATATCGTTGAAGTCGATCCACGTCACGCACACGCGCAATATTGGCTCGGACGCGCGTACTTTGCAGAGGGGCAAACCGAATTGGCTGAAGCTTGCTTCCTGCGTGCGATCGATGAAGATATCTGTCCGTTGCGGGCGACCACCGACGTCATTCAATCGATTCGCCGTTTTGTCAATCAAGCAAACGTCATCGACATTGACTATCGATCGGTCGCCGTCAATCAATCTGAGGTCAACGCCGGGCATCGTTGTTTAGGTAGCGAGTGGTTTCTCGATCACGTGCATCCGACCATTGATGGCCACGGAGAACTTGCTCGATTAATCATTGATCGTTTGTACGATCATGGGATCGTCGCCGGCTCTGTCGATGATGAAATCTTCGATCAAACCGCATCGGTGATTCACAGTCGTGTCGGGCGTCACGAGCAAGGCATCGCCTTTCGCAACTTGGCAAAGTTGACGCACTGGGCGGGCAAATTTGATGACGCGCAGCGGCACGCACTCGATGCCCTTCGATTGATCGACGGAGACGTGGAAAGTCGCTACGTCTTGGCGGACTGTTTGGCAAAGGAGGGGCAATTGGACGCGGCCGTCGAAATGTTCGAGCAACTTTTTCGTTCCGGCGGCTTTCCGCGAGCGGCACTTCCGTACGGTGAACTGTTGGCTGCCCAAGGGAGGTACGACGAGGCAAAAGCATTTCTGTTAGAAGCGGCTTTGGTCGGTGAGGGGGCCCGTCAGAAAGCGGCCTTAAACTCCCTCGGATGGGTGCACGAACAATTAGGCGAGCAAGAGTTGGCGGAGGAGTGTTTTGCCGAGGCTGCCAAGATCCGTTAG
- the folE2 gene encoding GTP cyclohydrolase FolE2, with protein sequence MIRLYGGILESATRQATARRRRYDNEVPTNEIREIMTNPSITNTPLPDIQSTGDRRQVAINKVGVTNVRYPISLRTPGSGKGNEFLHTVATINMFVSLPHDVKGTHMSRFLEVLNEFHEELCSDTLSLVTNRMKEKLGSDDAYLELSFPYFVNKKAPVTGQTGKLDFDVAFELASNGSDDFVMTLKVPATSLCPCSKEISEYGAHNQRCDMTVKVRMADGVHLWIEELFSMIEQCASTQVFSVLKRPDEKWVTEKAYENPKFVEDIVRDLAVVLNNDDRIVWYQCSSENYESIHNHNAFAFIERDKREQ encoded by the coding sequence GTGATCCGTTTGTACGGTGGAATCTTGGAGTCCGCGACGCGTCAGGCAACGGCACGTCGACGGCGTTACGACAATGAAGTCCCGACGAACGAGATCCGTGAAATCATGACCAATCCTTCGATCACCAATACTCCCCTTCCCGACATCCAATCAACCGGTGACCGACGTCAGGTCGCGATCAACAAAGTCGGCGTGACGAATGTCCGCTATCCGATTTCGTTGCGCACACCGGGGTCCGGCAAAGGCAATGAGTTCTTGCACACCGTTGCAACGATCAACATGTTTGTGTCGCTGCCCCATGATGTTAAAGGCACGCACATGTCGCGTTTCTTGGAAGTTCTCAATGAATTTCACGAGGAACTTTGCAGCGACACGCTTTCACTCGTCACCAATCGAATGAAAGAAAAGCTCGGTTCTGACGACGCCTATTTGGAACTTTCGTTTCCATACTTTGTCAACAAAAAAGCGCCTGTGACGGGCCAGACCGGAAAGCTTGATTTCGATGTCGCGTTCGAATTGGCGAGCAACGGCAGTGATGATTTCGTGATGACTTTAAAAGTACCCGCGACAAGCTTGTGTCCATGTTCGAAAGAAATTTCAGAATATGGCGCCCACAATCAACGTTGTGATATGACTGTCAAAGTACGGATGGCTGACGGCGTGCATCTTTGGATCGAAGAACTGTTTTCGATGATCGAACAATGTGCGTCGACTCAGGTTTTCAGTGTTTTGAAGCGTCCGGACGAAAAGTGGGTGACCGAAAAAGCGTACGAGAATCCAAAGTTCGTCGAAGACATCGTTCGCGACTTGGCCGTGGTGCTCAACAACGATGACCGAATCGTTTGGTACCAGTGCAGTAGCGAAAATTATGAATCGATTCACAACCATAATGCGTTCGCGTTCATCGAGCGTGACAAGCGCGAGCAGTAG
- a CDS encoding M24 family metallopeptidase, whose product MANAKRLTLISEFDKAPIGDGDIGNRVCLRCEALRYHSPHATDSKLRNPIYDTLIHSKIKTENVNVVENAKLFAGIADKNPTLFRRLRVALGDPAAYVESAQGSTAIVRDLEMDRVRQKSEADRVCCPADFAPAAGLDADRETATAQALAEFCIRENLKSVTVDRTFPYIFAWHLQQAGVDTKYDQDLGVIDRRQKSEQELEFLAKAQQVTEEVMKILCETIANAGVAADGTLVWQGETLTSERVKAFAATEFMNREFSMSHGAIVATAPHVADCHHSGEGPLKTEVPVIVDLFPMDNATRYWGDCTRTVVNGPPTDTVKKMHQAVVDAKSASAAMLKPGSTGDAVHRASDEALMAAGYAPSRGTLTDTPSMQHGTGHGIGLDVHEPILLDFGGGEILVNEVFTIEPGLYGKSVGGVRVEDMLVVRDGGAESLNKLHEGLDWA is encoded by the coding sequence GTGGCTAACGCTAAACGGCTAACCCTGATTTCAGAGTTTGACAAAGCACCGATAGGTGACGGCGACATTGGTAATCGCGTTTGCTTGCGCTGTGAAGCATTGAGGTATCACTCACCTCATGCGACCGATTCCAAACTCAGGAATCCAATTTACGACACACTCATTCACTCCAAGATCAAAACCGAGAACGTCAACGTGGTTGAAAACGCCAAGCTGTTTGCCGGAATTGCTGATAAGAATCCGACTCTTTTTCGTCGCCTTCGTGTCGCCCTCGGAGACCCCGCCGCTTACGTCGAATCGGCACAGGGAAGTACGGCGATCGTACGTGATCTTGAAATGGATCGCGTCCGGCAGAAAAGTGAAGCCGACCGGGTCTGCTGTCCCGCGGACTTTGCCCCGGCTGCCGGACTGGACGCCGATCGGGAAACCGCAACTGCACAAGCGTTGGCCGAATTCTGTATTCGTGAAAATCTAAAATCAGTTACGGTCGATCGGACGTTCCCCTACATCTTTGCGTGGCATCTTCAGCAAGCGGGAGTCGATACGAAGTACGACCAAGATCTTGGCGTGATCGATCGTCGGCAAAAGAGTGAGCAGGAACTTGAGTTCCTCGCCAAAGCACAACAGGTGACCGAAGAGGTCATGAAAATCCTTTGCGAAACGATCGCCAACGCGGGCGTCGCCGCCGACGGAACGCTGGTTTGGCAAGGGGAAACGTTGACGAGCGAGCGGGTTAAAGCTTTCGCGGCGACCGAGTTCATGAATCGCGAATTTTCGATGTCCCATGGTGCGATCGTCGCTACGGCACCACACGTCGCCGACTGCCACCATTCCGGCGAAGGGCCGTTGAAAACGGAAGTTCCGGTGATCGTCGACCTGTTCCCGATGGACAATGCCACACGCTACTGGGGCGATTGCACACGAACAGTCGTCAACGGCCCGCCCACCGACACCGTCAAAAAAATGCACCAAGCCGTTGTCGACGCGAAATCAGCTTCGGCCGCGATGCTGAAACCGGGCAGCACCGGCGATGCGGTTCATAGAGCTTCCGACGAAGCTCTGATGGCAGCCGGCTATGCGCCTTCGCGGGGAACGCTGACCGATACCCCGTCCATGCAACATGGAACCGGCCACGGCATCGGGTTGGACGTTCACGAGCCGATCTTGTTGGACTTTGGTGGCGGCGAAATTCTGGTCAACGAAGTCTTTACGATCGAGCCGGGACTGTATGGAAAAAGCGTTGGCGGCGTCCGAGTCGAAGACATGCTGGTAGTCCGCGATGGCGGTGCCGAGAGCCTCAACAAACTTCACGAAGGATTGGATTGGGCATGA
- the hmpA gene encoding NO-inducible flavohemoprotein — MLSEKTIEIIKQITPAVAAHADTITCKFYQRMFAGNPEVKAYFNQAHQQSGQQPAALAGAVCAYFANIDNLAALGPEVELIAQKHCSLGVQPEHYPIVGKHLLDAIKDVMGEAATEDILAAVGEAYGLLADICIGREGEIYDHLESQPGGWNGRRTFLLDRKVRESDLVTSFYFKPADGAALPNYLPGQYITVFIDHPKTPTSPRNYSLSDVPGNDYFRISVKRESAAQADTPDGLISTYLHDNLETGDRIDLGPPCGEFTIDPTAPPSRPIVFVAGGIGVTPLLSMAKSLVAANASVPITFIQAAKNGNVHAMGDELRALGNDTDSITTRIIFDEPCSDDVDSGKCDDVGLVDKVYLAQHTSALEADYYFCGPKPFMIAVESALTELGVEASRRHCEFFGPKQPVVAP, encoded by the coding sequence ATGCTCAGTGAAAAGACCATTGAGATTATCAAGCAAATCACCCCCGCTGTCGCCGCGCATGCCGACACGATCACGTGCAAGTTTTATCAACGCATGTTCGCCGGGAACCCGGAAGTCAAAGCGTACTTTAATCAAGCACACCAACAAAGCGGCCAACAGCCGGCCGCTCTTGCCGGTGCCGTTTGCGCGTACTTTGCCAACATCGATAATCTCGCCGCACTCGGTCCCGAAGTCGAACTGATCGCCCAGAAGCACTGCTCATTGGGCGTTCAACCGGAACACTACCCGATCGTTGGAAAGCATCTACTCGACGCGATTAAGGATGTCATGGGCGAAGCCGCGACAGAAGACATCCTTGCCGCTGTCGGAGAAGCTTACGGATTGTTAGCGGACATTTGCATCGGTCGAGAAGGCGAAATTTATGATCACCTAGAATCTCAACCCGGCGGTTGGAACGGACGCCGCACCTTTCTACTTGATCGCAAAGTTCGCGAAAGCGACCTCGTGACTTCGTTCTACTTCAAACCCGCGGATGGGGCCGCACTTCCAAACTATCTGCCCGGACAATACATCACGGTATTTATCGATCATCCGAAGACGCCCACGTCACCGCGTAACTACAGTTTGTCGGATGTCCCAGGAAACGATTACTTTCGCATCAGTGTTAAACGCGAGTCCGCGGCACAGGCCGACACGCCTGATGGGCTGATTTCAACTTACCTTCACGACAATCTTGAAACCGGTGACCGAATCGACCTAGGGCCGCCCTGCGGGGAATTTACGATCGACCCAACGGCACCGCCTTCACGGCCGATCGTCTTCGTCGCCGGCGGGATCGGCGTGACGCCTTTGTTGTCGATGGCGAAATCATTGGTCGCGGCGAACGCTTCCGTACCAATCACTTTCATTCAAGCCGCAAAAAACGGCAACGTTCACGCAATGGGAGATGAACTTCGCGCGCTCGGTAACGACACCGATTCGATCACCACACGAATCATCTTTGACGAACCCTGCTCAGACGACGTGGATTCCGGCAAGTGCGACGATGTGGGATTGGTCGACAAGGTTTACCTCGCCCAACACACTTCTGCCTTGGAAGCCGACTATTACTTCTGCGGTCCTAAGCCATTCATGATCGCGGTTGAATCGGCATTAACGGAATTGGGCGTCGAAGCATCACGACGGCACTGCGAATTCTTTGGCCCTAAGCAGCCGGTCGTCGCCCCGTAA
- the mog gene encoding molybdopterin adenylyltransferase: MSRSDAAKIGIVTVSDRASRGEYEDLGGPAIASYLNEVLTSAFEEIACVIPDDRRLIEETFRELCVKEGCCLVVTTGGTGPSARDVTPEATEAVCDRLMPGFGELMRKVSLEKVPTAILSRQTAGLLGNSLIVNLPGKPKAIAECLDAVFPAIPYCIDLMDGPRLETDPKRIEAFRPKKKSSI; the protein is encoded by the coding sequence ATGAGCAGAAGCGACGCAGCCAAAATTGGAATTGTCACCGTCAGCGATCGAGCTAGCCGGGGTGAATACGAAGACTTGGGCGGACCCGCGATCGCGAGTTATTTGAACGAAGTTCTTACGTCTGCATTTGAAGAGATCGCCTGTGTGATCCCCGATGATCGCCGTTTGATCGAAGAAACGTTTCGCGAGCTTTGCGTTAAAGAAGGTTGCTGTTTGGTAGTCACCACCGGTGGGACGGGGCCGTCCGCCCGTGACGTCACCCCGGAAGCAACAGAGGCGGTATGCGATCGATTAATGCCAGGGTTCGGCGAATTGATGCGTAAAGTTTCGCTCGAAAAAGTACCGACGGCAATTCTTTCGCGACAAACCGCCGGCTTGCTTGGAAACAGTTTAATTGTCAACCTGCCAGGCAAACCGAAAGCGATCGCCGAGTGTTTGGACGCCGTCTTTCCCGCGATCCCTTACTGCATTGACTTGATGGACGGCCCGCGGCTCGAAACAGATCCTAAGCGGATCGAAGCCTTTCGCCCCAAGAAGAAATCATCGATTTGA
- a CDS encoding RrF2 family transcriptional regulator, which produces MISKTAEYALRAIACMGGQVDCPLSANLLAEQTQVPRRYLTRVLQDLCAAGLVQSRPGPGGGYELVKPPEALTILDVINTVDPIERIKQCPLGLKTHTELCPLHAELDKAYAATEKAFASVTIKELINSTSPIIPLCESMKS; this is translated from the coding sequence ATGATTTCCAAGACGGCCGAATACGCTTTGCGCGCGATCGCATGCATGGGAGGACAGGTCGACTGTCCCCTGTCGGCTAATCTACTCGCCGAGCAGACACAGGTTCCGCGTCGGTATTTGACCCGCGTACTGCAAGACCTCTGCGCCGCGGGTTTGGTCCAGTCCCGTCCCGGGCCGGGCGGGGGCTATGAATTGGTCAAACCGCCCGAAGCGCTAACGATTCTCGACGTCATCAATACCGTCGATCCGATTGAACGAATCAAGCAGTGTCCGCTAGGGCTAAAGACACATACAGAACTGTGCCCGCTGCACGCGGAACTTGATAAGGCTTACGCGGCGACCGAGAAGGCATTTGCCAGCGTGACAATCAAAGAGTTGATCAACTCGACGAGCCCAATTATACCGCTTTGCGAAAGCATGAAATCCTAA
- a CDS encoding DUF2293 domain-containing protein, whose product MAKKRSQSTDALIVSPGPSPNQVIDADGNVMQVPDDWALLPPGDAGLTRRVKAAGPTWTVKERRGRRVFSKGVWANQAQIEAASEKLEQERSTEAYAKRRVRDAERREKKQQVYVEDFETAVIEFLNFAARYASLAKDLAQRVTTHATPVGSGTVARTQRIPIERRAESAVIAWMRHQTTAYDDMVIPRVKGKRREVRRMLAERSRKLLNQYRQGGDIDRDSCPLARALEDPTGDAETL is encoded by the coding sequence ATGGCAAAGAAACGCTCGCAATCAACAGACGCCTTGATTGTCTCCCCCGGCCCCTCCCCAAATCAAGTCATCGACGCGGACGGAAACGTCATGCAGGTGCCGGATGACTGGGCGTTGCTTCCGCCCGGCGATGCGGGACTAACCAGGCGGGTCAAGGCCGCCGGTCCGACCTGGACGGTCAAGGAGCGACGCGGGCGGCGGGTATTTTCCAAAGGCGTATGGGCAAACCAAGCACAGATCGAAGCTGCCAGCGAAAAACTCGAACAAGAGCGATCGACAGAAGCGTACGCGAAACGCCGCGTCCGTGACGCCGAGCGGCGGGAGAAGAAGCAGCAAGTTTACGTCGAAGACTTTGAAACCGCAGTGATCGAATTCCTGAACTTTGCGGCTCGCTACGCGTCGCTCGCCAAAGATCTGGCCCAGCGTGTCACCACGCACGCAACTCCGGTCGGAAGCGGCACCGTCGCCAGAACGCAACGAATTCCGATCGAGCGAAGAGCAGAATCCGCGGTGATCGCTTGGATGCGTCACCAAACGACGGCCTATGACGATATGGTCATCCCCCGCGTGAAAGGGAAACGACGTGAAGTGCGGCGAATGTTGGCCGAGCGATCCCGTAAGCTGTTGAACCAATATCGCCAAGGCGGCGACATCGATCGCGATTCATGCCCCCTCGCTCGTGCCCTTGAAGATCCTACGGGTGATGCCGAAACACTCTAA